Proteins encoded in a region of the Mycolicibacterium chitae genome:
- a CDS encoding polyketide synthase yields MTAGRINNPGDPHDAVVIVGMAVETPGGVATADDYWSLLSEQREALGPFPTDRGWALAELFEGSRREGFKQIHNLGGFLTGAAEFDPEFFGISRREATAMDPQQRVALRLAWRAIENSGINPDDLAGHDVGCYVGASTLEYGPPLSEFSHHSGHLITGTSLGVISGRIAYTLDLAGPALTVDTSCSSALAAFHTAVGALRSGDCDLALTGGVCVMGSPGYFVEFAKQHALSDDGHCRPYSAHATGTVWAEGAAMFLLQRKSAAQRAGRPILAEVRASALNSDGRTTGLTAPSEAAQARLFRRALDQAGLQPTQVDVVEGHGTGTSLGDRTELHSLAATYGATAPGAGPVLGSVKSNVGHTQAAAGALGLAKVLIAAERGTIPPTLHVDERSGEIDWDSQGLRLAEKLQPWPATNGSRIAAVSAFGMSGTNTHVIVEMAQ; encoded by the coding sequence ATGACCGCCGGTCGGATCAACAATCCTGGCGATCCGCATGACGCCGTGGTGATCGTGGGCATGGCGGTCGAAACCCCCGGCGGCGTCGCGACCGCCGACGACTACTGGAGCCTGCTCAGCGAACAGCGTGAGGCGCTCGGCCCGTTCCCCACCGACCGCGGTTGGGCGCTGGCCGAGTTGTTCGAGGGCTCCCGCCGCGAGGGCTTCAAGCAGATCCACAACCTCGGTGGATTCCTCACCGGCGCCGCCGAGTTCGACCCCGAGTTCTTCGGCATCTCGCGGCGCGAGGCCACCGCGATGGACCCGCAGCAGCGGGTGGCGTTGCGGTTGGCGTGGCGCGCCATCGAGAACAGCGGGATCAATCCCGACGACCTGGCGGGCCACGACGTCGGCTGCTACGTGGGCGCCTCCACCCTGGAGTACGGCCCGCCGCTGAGCGAGTTCTCCCACCACAGTGGGCATCTGATCACCGGCACCTCGCTGGGCGTGATCTCGGGGCGGATCGCCTACACGCTGGATCTCGCCGGGCCGGCGCTCACCGTCGACACCTCCTGCTCTTCGGCGCTGGCGGCCTTCCACACCGCCGTCGGCGCCCTGCGGTCCGGCGACTGCGACCTCGCGCTGACCGGCGGGGTCTGCGTGATGGGCAGCCCCGGCTACTTCGTCGAGTTCGCCAAGCAACACGCGCTCTCCGACGACGGGCACTGCCGCCCCTACAGCGCGCACGCCACCGGCACGGTGTGGGCCGAGGGGGCCGCGATGTTCCTGCTGCAGCGCAAGTCCGCCGCGCAGCGCGCCGGCCGGCCGATCCTGGCCGAGGTGCGCGCCAGCGCGCTGAACTCCGACGGCCGCACCACCGGTCTGACCGCCCCGAGCGAAGCGGCCCAGGCGCGGTTGTTCCGCCGCGCGCTGGACCAGGCCGGGCTGCAACCCACCCAGGTCGACGTCGTCGAGGGCCACGGCACCGGCACCTCGCTCGGTGACCGCACGGAACTGCATTCGCTGGCGGCGACCTACGGGGCCACCGCGCCCGGCGCCGGGCCGGTCCTGGGTTCGGTGAAGTCCAACGTCGGGCACACCCAGGCCGCCGCCGGGGCGCTCGGCCTGGCCAAGGTGCTCATCGCCGCCGAGCGCGGCACCATCCCGCCCACCCTGCATGTCGACGAGCGCAGCGGTGAAATCGACTGGGACAGTCAGGGTCTGCGGCTGGCCGAGAAGTTGCAGCCGTGGCCCGCGACGAACGGTTCCCGGATCGCGGCCGTGTCGGCGTTCGGCATGAGCGGGACCAACACCCACGTGATCGTGGAGATGGCCCAATGA
- the mbtD gene encoding mycobactin polyketide synthase MbtD gives MTRIPSWPDGRVPVLLSAHAEDLIAADARAIGRYLGGGTEVGVAEVAAQLLRTRRIRRYRTVVRAAGLTELTAGLDAVARAEAHPLVATATEASAPRVAFVVPGQGGQHPGMGADAYRALPGYRDAVDTCCAAFAAADRATPLRYLTEVDDPESFAEIEIQGAQFTHAVGLAAVWRHHGIVADLTVGHSLGEIAAAYLAGVIDLPAAIGVVAARAGVVDKLTGDYAVAALGITPAAARELIAETPGWLELSVINASSAVAVSGEAEAVTAAVARVRERGQLGREITVNFPVHTSVLEPLRNWVQAQLPKPDEGGRFAESPVQFIGGTTGAVVEPSTGFADYWYDNLRNTVRFDHAVQAAIDCGATVFIELSGHPALLHAVAERAADSAVLVGTGHRDAPAAEQFSANLAAVAVADPTHRWRELGADAPPASPLPHFPNAPMRATPLWAHREPLEPIAALTVAGETWRPLTEAPVRPAAAPRPAVLPLGPESALAAALRTSLADAGVTETDPAEAEVLVLVAPDAHDTDPVAAATTLTELAEAGGLRLADRIGPACREVWLVTAGAEQVDATDPVPAPVPAALAAAVRSIGLEHPEQSFGHVDVLGAEPPAAAAAVLDTVLAGPGTFALRWSAGAPRRYRRDLDLFGGSTVHAPDLPLDTGLLDDVVITGAAGAIGTHYARHLAERGARRIVMVSRRGADPALITELGQRYGTEIVSAACDLTDAAQLAAVAAALSGDGASLIVHAAGAATFGPATQLDGAAFAHTLAAKVTGLARLIEHWPRRADCRMLLCSSMSAVWGGQGHAAYSAANRMLDVLAAQERAAGRRCTAVRWGLWQAGADGIVDTAEITQIERSGLRQMAPDLAIAASLRDYTLDPMVLAADPDRLRMFLAGVTGAAAETPTATADSADLDGADTAQVVRTHLAAVLSAGPDDLDLSASLFDLGVDSLLALDLRKRLKRSLGHTVGLARLLSGITGTELVSDLDAASSTTR, from the coding sequence ATGACGCGTATCCCGAGCTGGCCCGACGGCCGCGTCCCGGTGCTGCTGAGCGCGCACGCCGAGGATCTGATCGCCGCCGACGCGCGGGCCATCGGCCGGTACCTGGGCGGCGGCACCGAGGTCGGCGTCGCCGAGGTGGCCGCACAGTTGCTGCGCACCCGGCGGATCCGGCGCTACCGGACGGTGGTGCGCGCCGCCGGTCTCACCGAACTGACCGCGGGCCTGGATGCCGTCGCTCGCGCCGAGGCGCACCCGCTGGTGGCCACCGCGACGGAGGCGAGCGCACCGCGCGTCGCGTTCGTCGTCCCCGGGCAGGGCGGTCAGCATCCCGGCATGGGTGCCGACGCCTACCGGGCGCTGCCGGGCTACCGGGACGCGGTGGACACCTGCTGCGCCGCGTTCGCGGCCGCGGACCGCGCGACGCCGCTGCGCTACCTGACCGAGGTCGACGACCCGGAGTCGTTCGCCGAGATCGAGATTCAGGGCGCGCAGTTCACCCACGCGGTCGGGCTGGCCGCGGTCTGGCGCCACCACGGCATCGTCGCGGACCTCACCGTGGGCCACAGCCTCGGCGAGATCGCCGCGGCCTACCTCGCCGGAGTCATCGACCTGCCGGCCGCGATCGGCGTGGTGGCCGCGCGCGCCGGCGTCGTCGACAAACTGACCGGCGACTACGCGGTCGCGGCGCTGGGCATCACGCCGGCGGCGGCCCGCGAGCTGATCGCCGAAACCCCGGGCTGGCTGGAACTGTCGGTGATCAACGCCAGCAGCGCCGTGGCGGTATCGGGGGAGGCCGAGGCGGTCACGGCCGCCGTCGCCCGCGTGCGCGAGCGGGGTCAGCTGGGCCGCGAGATCACCGTCAATTTTCCCGTGCACACCAGCGTGCTCGAGCCGCTGCGGAACTGGGTGCAGGCGCAGCTGCCCAAGCCCGACGAGGGTGGCCGGTTCGCCGAAAGCCCGGTGCAGTTCATCGGCGGGACCACCGGGGCGGTCGTCGAGCCCAGCACCGGGTTCGCCGACTACTGGTATGACAATCTGCGCAACACGGTGCGCTTCGATCACGCCGTCCAGGCGGCGATCGACTGTGGCGCAACGGTGTTCATCGAGCTCTCCGGCCATCCCGCGCTGCTGCACGCCGTCGCCGAGCGTGCGGCGGACTCGGCCGTGCTGGTCGGCACGGGCCACCGCGACGCCCCGGCGGCCGAACAGTTCAGCGCCAACCTGGCCGCCGTCGCGGTCGCCGACCCCACCCACCGGTGGCGGGAACTCGGCGCCGACGCGCCGCCGGCGTCGCCGCTGCCGCATTTTCCCAACGCGCCGATGCGGGCGACCCCGCTGTGGGCCCACCGGGAACCGCTGGAACCGATCGCGGCGCTGACCGTCGCCGGCGAGACGTGGCGGCCGCTCACCGAAGCTCCCGTCCGCCCGGCCGCGGCGCCGCGGCCGGCGGTGCTGCCGCTCGGACCGGAGTCGGCGCTGGCCGCCGCGCTGCGCACCAGCCTGGCCGATGCCGGGGTGACCGAGACGGATCCGGCCGAGGCCGAGGTGCTGGTGCTCGTCGCCCCCGACGCGCACGACACCGATCCGGTGGCGGCGGCGACGACCCTGACCGAACTGGCCGAGGCCGGAGGGTTGCGCCTGGCCGACCGGATCGGGCCCGCCTGCCGCGAGGTATGGCTGGTCACCGCCGGCGCCGAGCAGGTCGACGCCACCGACCCGGTGCCCGCGCCGGTGCCCGCCGCGCTGGCCGCCGCGGTCCGCAGCATCGGTCTCGAACACCCCGAGCAGAGCTTCGGGCACGTCGACGTGCTGGGCGCGGAACCGCCCGCCGCCGCTGCCGCCGTGCTCGACACGGTGCTGGCCGGCCCGGGAACCTTCGCGCTGCGCTGGTCGGCGGGGGCGCCGCGCCGGTACCGACGCGATCTGGACCTGTTCGGCGGGTCGACGGTGCACGCGCCGGACCTGCCGCTGGACACCGGCCTGCTCGACGACGTCGTGATCACCGGCGCCGCCGGGGCGATCGGCACGCACTACGCCCGGCACCTCGCCGAACGCGGCGCGCGGCGCATCGTCATGGTCAGCCGCCGCGGTGCCGACCCCGCCCTGATCACCGAACTCGGGCAGCGGTACGGCACCGAGATCGTCTCGGCCGCCTGCGATCTCACCGACGCCGCGCAGCTGGCCGCCGTCGCCGCGGCACTCAGTGGCGACGGCGCCTCCCTGATCGTCCACGCCGCCGGCGCGGCCACCTTCGGGCCCGCGACGCAACTGGACGGTGCTGCCTTCGCGCACACCCTGGCCGCCAAGGTGACCGGCCTGGCGCGGCTGATCGAGCACTGGCCGCGGCGCGCCGACTGCCGGATGCTGTTGTGCTCCTCGATGTCCGCGGTGTGGGGCGGGCAGGGCCACGCCGCGTACTCGGCGGCCAACCGGATGCTCGACGTGCTGGCCGCCCAGGAGCGTGCCGCGGGCCGGCGCTGCACCGCCGTGCGGTGGGGGCTGTGGCAGGCCGGCGCCGACGGGATCGTCGACACCGCCGAGATCACCCAGATCGAGCGGTCCGGGCTGCGCCAGATGGCGCCCGACCTGGCGATCGCCGCCAGCCTGCGCGACTACACCCTGGACCCGATGGTGCTGGCCGCCGACCCCGACCGGCTGCGGATGTTCCTGGCCGGAGTCACCGGTGCGGCCGCCGAGACACCCACCGCCACAGCCGATTCGGCCGACCTCGACGGCGCGGATACCGCGCAGGTGGTGCGCACCCACCTGGCCGCCGTGCTGAGCGCGGGCCCCGACGACCTGGACCTGTCCGCCTCGCTGTTCGACCTGGGCGTCGACTCGCTGCTGGCGCTGGACCTGCGCAAGCGGCTCAAGCGCAGCCTCGGGCACACCGTCGGACTGGCCCGCCTGCTCAGCGGCATCACCGGCACCGAACTTGTCTCCGACCTCGACGCCGCGTCGAGCACGACCCGATGA
- a CDS encoding non-ribosomal peptide synthetase: protein MRRKLSERGLSNSAGADTSSPDAVDRLSDGQLRMWFMQAADPSGALLNICVSYRLTGVVDAARLHEAVDAVAARHSILRTTYHADENGEPHPRVDPDLRPGWASHDLAELSEHARQLRLEVLAQREFAAPFDLTKDSPLRITLVRTGPDEHVLLLVAHHIAWDDGAWRVFFGDLTRAYGGAQLDPEPRRAGGAAPDTVDDDIAYWRTVMADMPEPLELPGPNGSAVPSNWRSSRSTVRLSADTAQRIAELAKDAGCTPYMVLLAAFGALIHRYTHSDDFLVVTPVLNRDADAEDTIGYYGNTVAMRLRPTAALTFRDLLNQTRDTALGAFAHQRVNLDRMVRELNPDRRHGAERMTRVSFGFREPDGGGFCPPGVECHRAELRGQLTQLPLGFMVEFDRTGALVEAEHLVEILEPALAEQLLHHFSVLLDGALAAPDTALGRLRVLDDADAAWLNEMSHGERFETPPATLGDLVTAQVQRTPDAVAVVYEGRRYSYREINESANQVAHWLIEQGIGAEDRVAILLDKSPELVIIALGVVKAGAVYLPVDPTYPQDRLNFILGDCDAKLVVREPLTGLDKYRTDDPTDADRVRPLTPDNTAYLIYTSGTTGQPKGVPVSHRPISEYFVWFQGDYQIDENDRLLQVASPSFDISIGEVFGTLACGARIVIHKPGGLNDIGYLTDLLRDEGITAMHFVPSLLGLFLSLPGVNQWRTLQRVPIGGEPLPGEVADKFHATFDAMLHNFYGPTETVVNASRFKVQGKQGTRIVPIGKPKINTQIYLLDDALQPVPVGVIGEIYIGGTHVAHGYHRRPGLTAERFVADPFTPGGRLYRSGDLARRNADGDIEFVGRADEQVKIRGFRIELGDVAAAISVDPSVGQAVVVVSDLPQLGKSLVGYLTPVAGEPLESVDVDRIRTRVAAALPEYMVPAGYVVLEEIPITTHGKIDKAALPQPEIVSATAFREPETATERQVAALFAELLARDRVGADDSFFDLGGHSLLATKLVAAVRSACGVDIGVREIFELATVAAIARHIDAVAAGTAGPARPRLVPVPHDGPAPLSASQLRSWFTYRVEGPGVVNNIPFAARLNGPVDTEAMRAAIGDLVDRHEILRTTYREIDGVPYQIINPAAGLPVRVEDGTGAQWITEQLDRERAHIFDLENEWPIRAAVLRADDAHVLALTMHHIAGDHWSANVLFTDLLVAYQARCAGERPHWAPLPVQYADFGVWQAELLAEDAGIAGPQRDYWVEQLRGLPEDIGLRPDHPRPPVLSGVGEAVAFDVDASTRSKLAALGAELGVTEFMILQAAVAVALHKAGSGLDIPIGSPVAGRTEAELDQLIGFFINILVLRNDLRGNPTVRELLGRTRDMALAAYANQDLPFDQVVDAVSPVRSLSRNPLFGVVVHVREQLPVDRVIDPGTDGAGPTTFTALEPDFDAAHADLQLSFFAGEDGYRCHAIYRSELYDRGTMTRFTEWLGRVVDAFAANPDATLRDIDVIDPAERHRILAEFSGVGDARAYVLDETLQPVPAGVVGDVYTGGGPLAAARYGGAGDTAARFVANPFTDQAGSRLYRTGERGRWTSDGILELLERAGAAPAAAPAATPRSAEPPSTATERTLAAMLEEVLDVTDVGRRDDFFTLGGDSILAVQLAARARDAGLNLKARMVFEHPVLQELGEVVDSAPAPADQGAAAAAEEAADTRHAPMAASGLSSDELAELTASWGTPNGQNGSQ from the coding sequence ATGCGACGCAAGCTGAGCGAACGTGGGCTGTCGAACTCCGCCGGCGCCGACACGTCGTCGCCGGATGCCGTCGACCGGCTCTCCGACGGTCAGCTGCGGATGTGGTTCATGCAGGCCGCCGATCCCAGCGGCGCGCTGCTGAACATCTGCGTGTCCTACCGGCTGACCGGCGTCGTCGACGCCGCCAGACTGCACGAGGCCGTTGACGCGGTCGCCGCCCGGCACAGCATCCTGCGCACCACCTACCACGCCGACGAGAACGGCGAGCCGCATCCCAGGGTGGACCCCGACCTGCGCCCGGGCTGGGCCAGCCACGACCTGGCCGAGCTCTCCGAGCACGCCCGGCAGCTGCGCCTCGAGGTGTTGGCCCAGCGCGAATTCGCCGCGCCCTTCGACCTGACCAAGGACTCGCCGCTGCGGATCACGTTGGTGCGCACCGGACCCGACGAGCACGTGCTGCTGCTGGTCGCCCACCACATCGCGTGGGACGACGGCGCCTGGCGGGTGTTCTTCGGCGACCTGACCCGCGCCTACGGCGGCGCGCAGCTGGACCCGGAACCGCGCCGCGCCGGCGGGGCCGCCCCCGACACGGTCGACGACGACATCGCCTACTGGCGGACCGTGATGGCCGACATGCCCGAGCCGCTGGAACTGCCCGGGCCCAACGGCTCTGCGGTGCCGAGCAACTGGCGCTCGTCGCGCAGCACCGTCCGGCTCTCGGCCGACACCGCGCAGCGCATCGCCGAGCTGGCCAAGGACGCCGGCTGCACGCCGTACATGGTGCTGCTCGCGGCGTTCGGCGCGCTGATCCACCGCTACACCCACAGCGACGACTTCCTGGTGGTCACGCCGGTGCTCAACCGGGACGCCGACGCCGAGGACACCATCGGCTACTACGGCAACACCGTGGCCATGCGGCTGCGGCCGACCGCGGCGCTGACCTTCCGCGACCTGCTGAACCAGACCCGGGACACCGCGCTCGGGGCGTTCGCGCACCAGCGCGTCAACCTCGACCGGATGGTCCGCGAGCTCAACCCGGACCGGCGCCACGGCGCCGAACGCATGACGCGGGTCAGCTTCGGCTTCCGCGAACCCGACGGCGGCGGCTTCTGCCCGCCCGGGGTCGAGTGCCACCGGGCCGAACTGCGCGGGCAGCTGACCCAGCTGCCGCTGGGCTTCATGGTCGAATTCGACCGCACCGGCGCGCTGGTCGAGGCCGAGCACCTGGTGGAGATCCTGGAGCCGGCGCTGGCCGAGCAACTGCTGCACCACTTCTCGGTGCTGCTCGACGGGGCGCTGGCGGCCCCGGACACCGCGCTGGGCCGGTTGCGCGTGCTCGACGACGCCGACGCCGCCTGGCTGAACGAGATGTCGCACGGCGAGCGGTTCGAGACCCCGCCGGCCACCCTCGGGGACCTGGTGACCGCGCAGGTGCAGCGCACCCCGGACGCGGTCGCGGTGGTCTACGAGGGCCGCCGCTACAGCTACCGCGAGATCAACGAGTCGGCCAACCAGGTGGCGCACTGGCTCATCGAGCAGGGCATCGGCGCCGAGGACCGCGTCGCGATCCTGCTGGACAAGTCGCCCGAGTTGGTCATCATCGCCCTCGGTGTGGTCAAGGCCGGCGCGGTATACCTGCCGGTGGACCCGACGTACCCGCAGGACCGGCTGAACTTCATCCTGGGTGACTGCGACGCCAAACTCGTTGTCCGCGAACCCCTCACCGGCCTCGACAAGTACCGCACCGACGACCCCACCGACGCCGACCGGGTCCGCCCGCTGACCCCGGACAACACCGCCTACCTGATCTACACCTCGGGCACCACCGGGCAGCCCAAGGGTGTGCCGGTGTCGCACCGGCCGATCTCGGAGTACTTCGTCTGGTTCCAGGGCGACTACCAGATCGACGAGAACGACCGGCTGCTGCAGGTCGCCTCGCCCAGCTTCGACATCTCCATCGGCGAGGTGTTCGGCACCCTGGCCTGCGGTGCGCGCATCGTCATCCACAAGCCCGGCGGGCTCAACGACATCGGCTACCTGACCGACCTGCTGCGCGACGAGGGCATCACCGCGATGCACTTCGTGCCGTCGCTGCTGGGGCTGTTCCTGTCGCTGCCCGGCGTCAACCAGTGGCGCACCCTGCAGCGCGTCCCGATCGGCGGTGAACCGCTGCCCGGCGAGGTGGCCGACAAGTTCCACGCCACCTTCGACGCCATGCTGCACAACTTCTACGGGCCCACCGAAACCGTGGTCAACGCCAGCCGGTTCAAGGTGCAGGGCAAGCAGGGCACCCGCATCGTGCCGATCGGCAAGCCCAAGATCAACACCCAGATCTACCTGCTCGACGACGCGCTGCAGCCCGTCCCGGTCGGCGTGATCGGCGAGATCTACATCGGCGGAACCCATGTCGCCCACGGCTATCACCGCCGGCCCGGCCTGACCGCCGAACGGTTCGTCGCCGACCCGTTCACCCCCGGTGGGCGGCTGTACCGCTCCGGTGACCTGGCGCGCCGCAACGCCGACGGCGACATCGAGTTCGTCGGCCGGGCCGACGAGCAGGTCAAGATCCGCGGCTTCCGGATCGAACTCGGCGATGTCGCCGCGGCGATCTCGGTGGACCCCAGCGTGGGGCAGGCCGTCGTCGTCGTCAGCGATCTGCCGCAGCTGGGCAAGAGCCTGGTGGGCTACCTGACCCCGGTGGCCGGGGAACCGCTGGAATCCGTTGACGTCGACCGGATCCGCACCCGGGTCGCCGCGGCGCTGCCGGAATACATGGTGCCGGCCGGCTATGTGGTGCTCGAGGAGATCCCGATCACCACGCACGGCAAGATCGACAAGGCCGCGCTGCCGCAGCCCGAGATCGTCTCGGCGACGGCGTTCCGCGAGCCGGAGACCGCGACCGAGCGGCAGGTGGCGGCGCTGTTCGCCGAGCTGCTCGCCCGCGACCGGGTCGGCGCCGACGACTCGTTCTTCGACCTCGGCGGGCACTCCCTGCTGGCGACGAAACTCGTTGCGGCCGTGCGCTCGGCGTGCGGGGTGGACATCGGGGTGCGCGAGATCTTCGAGCTGGCCACGGTCGCCGCGATCGCCCGGCACATCGACGCCGTGGCCGCCGGCACGGCCGGACCGGCGCGGCCGCGGCTGGTGCCCGTCCCGCACGACGGGCCCGCCCCGCTGTCGGCCTCGCAGCTGCGCAGCTGGTTCACCTACCGGGTCGAGGGCCCCGGCGTGGTCAACAACATCCCGTTCGCGGCCCGCCTCAACGGGCCCGTGGACACCGAGGCCATGCGCGCCGCGATCGGTGACCTGGTGGACCGCCACGAGATCCTGCGCACCACCTACCGCGAGATCGACGGCGTCCCCTATCAGATCATCAACCCCGCGGCCGGCCTGCCGGTGCGCGTCGAGGACGGCACCGGCGCGCAGTGGATCACCGAGCAGCTGGACCGTGAACGCGCGCACATCTTCGACCTGGAGAACGAATGGCCGATCCGGGCCGCCGTGCTCCGCGCCGACGATGCCCACGTGCTGGCGCTGACCATGCACCACATCGCCGGTGACCACTGGTCGGCCAACGTGTTGTTCACCGATCTGCTGGTCGCTTATCAGGCGCGCTGCGCCGGCGAACGCCCGCACTGGGCGCCGCTGCCCGTGCAGTACGCGGACTTCGGCGTCTGGCAGGCCGAGCTGCTGGCCGAGGACGCGGGAATCGCGGGGCCGCAACGGGATTACTGGGTCGAGCAGCTGCGCGGCCTGCCCGAGGACATCGGCCTGCGCCCGGATCATCCGCGCCCGCCGGTGCTCAGCGGTGTGGGCGAGGCCGTCGCGTTCGACGTCGACGCCTCCACCCGGTCGAAGCTGGCGGCGCTGGGCGCCGAGCTCGGCGTCACCGAGTTCATGATCCTGCAGGCCGCCGTGGCCGTCGCGCTGCACAAGGCCGGCAGCGGGCTCGACATCCCGATCGGCAGCCCGGTGGCCGGGCGCACCGAGGCCGAACTCGATCAGCTGATCGGGTTCTTCATCAACATCCTGGTGCTGCGCAACGACCTGCGCGGCAACCCGACGGTGCGCGAACTGCTCGGTCGCACCCGGGACATGGCGCTGGCCGCCTACGCAAATCAGGACCTGCCGTTCGACCAGGTGGTCGACGCGGTGAGCCCGGTGCGGTCGCTGTCGCGCAACCCGCTGTTCGGTGTCGTCGTGCACGTGCGCGAGCAGTTGCCCGTGGACCGGGTCATCGATCCCGGCACCGACGGCGCCGGCCCCACTACGTTTACGGCGCTCGAGCCGGACTTCGACGCCGCGCACGCCGACCTGCAGTTGAGCTTCTTCGCCGGCGAGGACGGCTACCGCTGCCACGCCATCTACCGCTCGGAGCTCTACGACCGCGGCACCATGACGCGGTTCACCGAGTGGCTGGGCCGTGTCGTCGACGCGTTCGCCGCGAACCCCGACGCGACCCTGCGCGACATCGACGTCATCGATCCGGCCGAGCGGCACCGCATCCTGGCGGAGTTCAGCGGCGTCGGGGACGCCCGGGCCTACGTGCTCGACGAGACATTGCAGCCGGTGCCGGCCGGGGTGGTCGGCGACGTCTACACCGGCGGCGGGCCGCTGGCGGCCGCCCGGTACGGCGGGGCCGGCGACACCGCGGCCCGCTTCGTGGCCAATCCCTTTACCGACCAGGCCGGTTCGCGGCTGTACCGCACCGGCGAGCGCGGCCGGTGGACCAGCGACGGGATCCTGGAACTGCTCGAGCGGGCCGGGGCGGCGCCGGCGGCCGCACCGGCGGCGACGCCACGCTCGGCCGAACCGCCGAGCACCGCCACCGAACGCACGCTGGCGGCCATGCTCGAGGAGGTCCTCGACGTCACCGACGTGGGACGCCGCGACGACTTCTTCACCCTCGGCGGCGACAGCATCCTGGCCGTGCAGCTGGCGGCCCGGGCCCGCGACGCGGGGCTGAACCTCAAGGCCCGGATGGTGTTCGAACATCCCGTCCTGCAGGAGCTCGGCGAGGTCGTGGACAGCGCCCCGGCCCCCGCCGATCAGGGCGCCGCCGCGGCCGCTGAGGAGGCGGCGGACACCCGGCACGCGCCCATGGCCGCCTCGGGCCTGTCCTCCGACGAGTTGGCCGAACTCACCGCGTCCTGGGGGACGCCCAACGGTCAGAACGGGTCCCAGTGA